atatttatgtatatagttcttttttgcctgtttttttctcaatttttaatagaaagggggatgTATGAAGAGAATGTAATCTTGTCTTAGTCTgagcccaaggtgaaaacagtctttgGGCAATATTTTTTGCtcgttttgtttttggaggcagggtctcactatgtagcctcagctgacctggaactggctatgtagactagactggtcttgaactcacagagatcctcctacctctgactcccaagtactgATATCAAAGGTGTGCTACCACAAttggctgcttcctcttcttcctcctcctcctcctcttcctcctcctcctcctcctcctcttcttcttcttcttcttcttcttcttcttcttcttcttcttcttcttcttttaaagtcaGATGAGAATTAAATTAAAGActtttctgccttagcctcctgggaATCCAGGACTGCAAGTATgacccaccatgcccagttcatcATCATAGCCATTTCTAAATTTATCcatgttatatttattttgtttttctccttccctatTGACAGACAATTATATGATCTCCAATTTGAGAATATTATGGATATGCTTACAATAAATAGTCTCACACCAGTTTTTCTGTGGACATATGCATCCAATACTGAAAAAAGTCTTAGAATTGATGAGTCATAGAGTACATGTTTAACCGTGAGGTTGATCCAAATTAGTAGCATTTCCCATTCTCCtgagaatgtttttgttttatctttttccaAATTTATTCACAATCAGCTCCACTCATGAAAGCGGCTTCTAAGCTCTCTACAGAGCTCGGGGTAGAAAATATGAGACTAATTATCACAGCAACCAGTACTGGTTATGAGCTTATCAGCACTGTTGGGGCAAATGGTTATGACTGACACAGGTTCTCTGGAGCCCCAGTGGAGGGGACTGTAATTTCAGGCCTCACACTCCTGGCACATGCAGGGTAGTGAAGAATTTAGTAGCCTGCTAAAAGGTGTCACACATCTCATGGGGTCCCTCAGCTGAGTCCTTTGCCAGTCCCAGCCCTGACAGACTCCCAATTCTCCTGGACAAACCCTCTTTCCCCTGCCCATGCCCTCTGGAGCTCACCGGGTAGCACTGGTCTTGACTTGGCCAGAACCTATATCTCCTTGACCCTGCAGTTCTGAAACCAAGTGGTAAACTGGCGTTCAGAGAGGCTGGTGGCTGCGGAGTTCTTGTGCCTCTTGTCCTTAGTCATGAACTTATTGGCTGCATATTCCCACTCTAGCTCCCGCCCTTTGCTATAGGGAATgcggggttttgttttgttttgtcttgttttgttttttgttttgtttgtttgtttgcgacCACAGCAGAAGGCACAGCCGTCTGGAGGATGCTCAGCCCTGGGCTCTGAAAACACTGCTCTCCAGAAAGGACCTGGTGGATTCTGTTCACCTTAGCAACACATCTGGCTGTTCAGCCGCCAGCCAGGGCCCAAACAGCCAGGGCCCAAGGCTCATAACtgtgcacaggaagcagagagtcgAGTCGTGATGAAGTTCCCCGGGGCGGGAGCGGGGGAGCTCTCAAGGACTACACCACAGACACATCCAGATAACTGCCCATAGGCTGGTAAGGTGCCGGGTAGCCCGGATAGAAGGCAAACTCAGTGGGGCGGCTGGGATACTCCTCCCTAGGTGCAGGAGTTTCCGAAGAGTAGGTAGCCAGGGTTCCCGTCTGGGCATACGGTTTTAGTGAGCTCTGGACACTCAGCAAAAGGAGTGCCCGCCTTCAAAGTAGCCATAAGGTACAGGAGCTGGAGGTGCCTGCTGGGGCACCCCAGGACAAGGGTGACACTGCTTTGGTGGCTCCGCAGAGCCTCGCAGATCCAGGGGGTTATGGCTAGCTAGTAGGCGACTAGATTCCGACCCCCTGCAGCTCCAGCAAGCCTTCTGTATCCTTGGCTCCGTCCAAAGTGGCATAATTGCCAAGCTCCACGAGGCCAAAGATCGATCAGAATCAGCTCTTAGGGAGCAGAGAGTGGGGCTATTTCTTCCTACCCAGGCCCGGGAATCCTCCACCCAGGTCTGGAGAATCCTAAGCACGTTAAATTGCTCCCAGCTAGCAAGGCGCCTGACACccacaggtttgtttgtttgttttaatcatttgAAACAACCCcctctacaaagaaagaaaaagaaaggtgttCTTAATGTAAAAGGAAGGGCAACATATAAACAGCTTCCTGAAACTATTCGTACAAGGCAAGAAACCCAGCCTGAAAGGCGTAGTGCCGTCAGCTGATCTCCAGGCAAACACTGTGATTTCAACCATTTGTTTAGAAATACTTTTGAGTCATTTAGATGAAAGGTTTGTACACAGATAATCCATGTGGGAGATTCAAATCCCAAAAGGAGGAGAATTTGCATAAAGCATCTTTCAGGTGAACTTTCTGTTGTATTTAATGTGAGAGCCAAAGTGTAAAGACAGCCTCCACGCAGAGTCCATGTTTACCCACCAGCCCGGGAAGGTGACACATGAACCAGCTCCATGCCTAAGGTAGCTCGCCCCCAGGCACTGGTTCAGCTGGGCTTCCCTTGAGTTCTGCTTCAAACAAACAGAGCAGGAAGCTTTATTAATGATGCACTCTGGGGCATCAGCTGTGACGGGCATGGGGCCCCAGTGGTCAGGCTCTCGCCTCTCAAAGCAACGGAGGTGGCTCCTTGGTCCTTTCTGCTTCAAAGGTGCCCTGGCTGCACAGACCTCAGTCACAGCAAAGGCGGCAAAGCCAGAATGCCAACTACAGTCTCAGATGTGACTTTTTTTCTCCtattataaaaattcaaaactgaCAATAAGCTAGTTGTCCAAAATGAGAATGGTTAATATCCCTTGCAGAGAGATGGAACCATTACATTTAAGAGCAGAGAAAGTTTGTTATGAGAATCAGCCAGGGACCAAACGGGAGCTTTCCACACAGACAggagtggcaaaaaaaaaaaaaaagcaaggtggatTCAGAAGGCTTAGAACACACTGTTGACAggtatttccagaaaaaaaaactaggccTTGATAAACATGGATTTTTCAGATGACATTTACTGTCAGAAGTGGTCTAGCATGGGCTTAGGCGGAATAAGAAGCTCAATTAAGTATTTACCAGACCATCGACTGACTTAAGCCCCCTAAGAGACCAGTGGATCAAGTACTATTGTCTCCATTTTACAGACGGCCTCTGCCAGGCAGGGTGGTACACACCATAActtcaacactcaggaggctgaggcagagtaTTGTGGGTATCAggctagccttagctacatagcaagttcctaTCATTAGGGAGAAGAGATCCTCTTGCTCAGCAGAGTTGTTAAATAGTTTTCAAAAGTTCCCCTCAGCTCAGCCTGTGTGGTGATGGGAGGCGGGGCAGCTATCCCTACACCTGCTAGCCCatctactcagaaggctgagctaGAGCTATGTTGAGGCcaaagccaacctgggttacacaGTAAACCCCATCCCCATAAGCAAAACATTAACAAcaaatcatcaccatcatcatcaccatcatcatcatcatcattatcatcatcatctctccCCAAGTCAACCTCCATCTCCCTTTTCCAAGCCCTTACTCTTACTCTCTAGAAACTTTTACACTACAACATGATAGCGTCAACTACAGGTTCACACTTGAGAACTGTGcgatcaaaataataataataataataataataataataataataataataataataataataataatttcatgttAGATGGTAGATTGGATGTGCCTGCTCTAGATTTCCCTGACAGCAATGTTTAAAGGGAATTAGAGCCAGGGGTAatgacacacatttttaatctcagcactcaggaggcacaggcaggagatctctgtgagttcaaggccagcctggtctacacagcaagatataggccagccagggctacatagtgagaccttgactcaaaaaaaggGGGTGTAGGGGGATAGACTGTTATGTGTTAAAATTATGTTCTTGGGAACAAATAACTCTCCACTCCCCAGATTTTGCTTGTTTTCCTATAAGAGTTTAATGAAAACCTTTTCCCCAGAAGGGCATGGCCCTGAGTCACTGCCGGCTCTGCCAACAACACTAAGCTTGTATGACAGTGAGTTTTCCCACCTTGCTCCTCTGAACTAGGAAGAGCATGAGTCCTCCTAGATGACTCTATTTTCTATTGCTGCATTCCTTGTTTATTCCAGGATTTTGCAATCCTCCTCCCCCAGCATCCTGAGTGCCAgaatttcaggcatgcaccatcatgcccagcattttGCTCTTCCTGATAAAGCAGatgatagagagaaagagagagagagagagagagagagagagagagagagagagagagagagccctgagCTGGTTGCCCTTGTTAGACTACAAAGGTCACTTCTTTGCCAGGGTTTATAATCAGTGAGCCCTCACTTCCCTCCCACAATGTTTTCCAGAGCCTTTTGCAATTACGGCTCATTTCTCTAGGTTTCCTACGGCAGGCATCTGAACAGAATTAAAGTGCAAGCACGTGCCAAAATAATCTGTTCCCAAGATAGTAAATGCCGGGAAGTTCTATATTAGAACACGCCGAGTGCTGACTGGCTGGGGCGTGATTAACCTAATAAGCTTAAAGCTCCGCTTGCCATCCACATCTGTCAGGACGTGAGGAAAACACGGACGGGTCCATAATCCATGAGCCTGGGGCCCCTCGGACTGTCCCGCTCCTCGATAACAGCAGAGGATTCAAAAGTTAGGGTGACAGGCATGGGCTGCAAGTCTAGGAGTTTGTACCATGGACTCCCAATCTGGTCTGGAGTTGCCCAGATAGACTAGCCAGAGAGCCCAAGGATTCTCCAAAGACTGTCCAGGTAGAAGATGGTGACAAGTTGAAACCATGGGGTGCACACCATCACACAATGCCATTGTCCACAGTGTTGCCAAGAGCGGCATCCAGTTCTTTAAGAAGCCCAAGGCGGTTTTGCCAGGTTGTCAGCGGGGCAGCCAAAAATGTTCCATTCCTTTGCTGGTTCAAAGTTCTACCTTCTGTGACCCTGGTGGGGAGCTGCACCTGGAAGAGAAGCTGCCAGAGGAGATGACAACTTCCAAGAAGCTCCAAACCATGGCTGAAGGTCTTTGTCAGCTCACAAAAGATAAGAAAGGACTGGTTCCAGAAAGCCAAGCCTTCCAGATGAACGAATCTCAAAGCCACAAGGCTACAGGCATTTCATTCAAGACAGAAGGCTGCCACGGGCTACAAGAAGGAGATTTTTCTGGGAAAGAGAGTAAGGAAAACATTCGCCAGGAGACCTCAAAAGGGGACAGCAAGCCAGTGTGCCATCATCAGTCAGACAACCAGGGCCACTGCTCTCGCACCACTCCTGGGTCAAAAGGCAAAGTGGACTTTCCTGAGCCCCTGGTAAAGGCCCACCAGCATGCTTATGCCTATCTGCACACCAGCCTTTCAAGATATGAAGCAATTCTGTGCCTCGTCCAGCAAGCCAGCCAGACCCGGGAGCTGTTGCAGCCCATGCttagcttcctgctgctgtgcttcgAGGAGGTCAGCCAGCTTCTGGGAGAAATCTCCAAAGATGGAGAAGTGCTTCTCCAGGAAGTTAGAAGGGATCTGGCATGGCCTTCGAGGAAAGGTGAGCCTGGGGAACAGCCAGATCTCCTGCAACAGCTGCTGCGGTACACCGTCAACAAGCTGCTGGTGGTCCACAGCACTGTGGCCGCCCTCACCGGGAGCTTCCTGGAGGGCTCCTGCTGCTACCTCAGTTCCACCGCTGGCCAGCTGGAAGGTAAGCTGAGCACCAAGAGAGGTATAGATGAATGCCTCCTAAGGGCCCTGGGACAACTAGAGAGCCTGACCAGTGGCCATGGAGACCCCGGGCTGCTGGGTCCACCCTTATGCTCTGAGGACAGTGGCATTGGTGCCGACAATGAGTCTGTGCAGTCCATGGAGAAGCTGGGCAAGCAAGCCAGCTGGGACTTTGCAGCGGAGCCTGAAGATGGGAAGTTGGGGACTGTAGCCCAAGTGGAAGCCAGGCCATCGGGGCATGCCTGGCAGAAAGGTCCATACTGGACAGGTTCAGACAGACCCCAGGACTGTCCACTGCCAAGTCCTAGGATAGCAAAGGTTCAACCTGCAGTACAGGATGATGCCAGGAGTTCGGGTGCCTCTGGGACAGGACCAGAAGCAGTCACCTCCAGGCCTCCAGAGGCTGCCAAAAGCATTCCGTGGGACTCTCTGGGAGTTGAGATCCCTGTGCAAGCACATCTTTCTCGAAGCCCCGGGTCAATGGATGCTCCATCCCTGAGTGAAGATGAGAGCAGCAGcccagaggaggaagatgaagttAGCAGCAGGGATCTGCACGCTGAGCCACAGAAAGCCTCACCTTCAAGACCACGGTCCTCACCTGCCACCCGGGAAAGCCTGTTTCAGCCATACTCCGGGAAGCTTAGGAGCCCCGAGGCCCAGGAAATGATTTTGAAGATGAAAGAGGCTATCAGTGAAAGGATCAAGTTTGTCCCTGTGCCTTCCAGGCCCCAAGActgggctgaggaggaggaggggagaataAAGATCCCTCCGAGACCCAGATCAGTCAGTGGCAGCAGGAGAGCCCCTGAGAGACAAAGGAGGTCACAGTCAGAGGGATGTCTTAAGGGCCATGTGGAAGACCCCACCCTCCAGGAGCTGAGGAGGGTCCAGACAGACCTCAGTAAGAGGCTAGAGATATTTTATGCCCTGGGTGTCACGCGGCAGGGGCAGAGCAGGGAGCAACATCTGCGATGCAAGGCATCAGTGCTGTGGTCCCCCACCAACTGCAGGGTGGGCCCCAGTAGTACCatcagcaagttcaag
This window of the Acomys russatus chromosome 1, mAcoRus1.1, whole genome shotgun sequence genome carries:
- the Pcare gene encoding photoreceptor cilium actin regulator; this translates as MGCTPSHNAIVHSVAKSGIQFFKKPKAVLPGCQRGSQKCSIPLLVQSSTFCDPGGELHLEEKLPEEMTTSKKLQTMAEGLCQLTKDKKGLVPESQAFQMNESQSHKATGISFKTEGCHGLQEGDFSGKESKENIRQETSKGDSKPVCHHQSDNQGHCSRTTPGSKGKVDFPEPLVKAHQHAYAYLHTSLSRYEAILCLVQQASQTRELLQPMLSFLLLCFEEVSQLLGEISKDGEVLLQEVRRDLAWPSRKGEPGEQPDLLQQLLRYTVNKLLVVHSTVAALTGSFLEGSCCYLSSTAGQLEGKLSTKRGIDECLLRALGQLESLTSGHGDPGLLGPPLCSEDSGIGADNESVQSMEKLGKQASWDFAAEPEDGKLGTVAQVEARPSGHAWQKGPYWTGSDRPQDCPLPSPRIAKVQPAVQDDARSSGASGTGPEAVTSRPPEAAKSIPWDSLGVEIPVQAHLSRSPGSMDAPSLSEDESSSPEEEDEVSSRDLHAEPQKASPSRPRSSPATRESLFQPYSGKLRSPEAQEMILKMKEAISERIKFVPVPSRPQDWAEEEEGRIKIPPRPRSVSGSRRAPERQRRSQSEGCLKGHVEDPTLQELRRVQTDLSKRLEIFYALGVTRQGQSREQHLRCKASVLWSPTNCRVGPSSTISKFKASLTKNFSILPNQDKSILQRSSAHCDTDQPCQGKPEKLPNAVFCCEKDSKAPRDTEWDIRARPTRTSVKRLIETFSPTESLRMPGDSRNLGSSPCLKKWGVPAMPPRFPIYRGLAPLYPKPQISPALKGSTGWRPSAPVPCLPTAEASKSEDRNCEAEEALENLPPPPLEVLLDKSFTALEHQDSNQPAGSSLDETLGPELRGASHPRRTWISSKLRASMSPMDLLPSKGTGSSPRLHSTAAVPGSTRNMGSSRKLTLDLNSQQRASPSPEAEGGAPTQAQAENAAGLAKHHQKAITWHHTNPASEQSRTLEPSLARPSRGPHSSAAARKGPERSPPGVRKACPPRAQWASQGDRRLQSLPSSPGLPRPGLPAVVSSPSPPLSPGTLSPPATRKPTSPPCQHPEPNSAPGSPPAQWTERSNPSSVSPSSASVSPSRGSKETSHSEDSEATTAKASRNTCSVFCPATSSLFEAKPSFSASQPRTQPEPRGPLRIPTGGWRGSSGPRLRSDSQRRAALSSLNPLPFVRRTASDCQRQQGYSLQLPGSSWESHPCQSSGSSSSSEESPKHELPSWNNSHVPELQGSGTKWASPLELCVLGHGLQPEARMTRNQDRSQPESGPQHKEVA